Below is a window of bacterium DNA.
TGAAAAAAGGTAAAATCCTCGTCTGATCGCTCTCCACAATGAAGTGGAGGAATGGAAAACGCTACTTCTGTCTATCACATAGGGTGCCGGGTGCTGTTTTGCGTCGTTTTCATTCTGGCCGCGCCGCCCTCGGGCTGGACGGGCTCGGCGTCTACGACGGGTCCGGCCATTTTTTTGGGGAAACCGGGGGAAAAGAGAATCCGGGCGGCGAGGTGGACCACGGCGTCACCGTCTCGATGCGGGCCGGCGTCCGGGACGCGAAGGGCGACGAAATTGCCCGCATCATCGCCCTGGCGCAGCATCCACCACGAGTCGCTGATCGCGTTCCTCACGGGCGCGATCGCAGCCCTGGCGGCGCTCTTTTTCTTCCGGCCGATCCTGCGTCCCGAGGAATAAAGGGGGAGGGGCCTCCCCGCACCGCCGCGGGGATGGTGCCCATCGCGCCGGAGTGGTATTTTCTCCCTCACCGGGCGGGTAGCTCAGCTGGAAGAGCGGTGCCCTTACAAGGCATAGGTCGCAGGTTCGAACCCTGTCCCGCCCACCAAGGAATTCAATGGATTGCAGGAATTCAGCTGGTTCGTTTTTTTCGCTTTTCCTGAAATTGTGCTTGTTTTGTCCCTGTTCTCTCATAAATTTTTTTCGCCGGACGCCCGGGCCTCCTCGATGTTCACCACCTTGCGCTCGGCGGGCAGGGCGGAGAGGTAGGCATCCCGCTTCCGCATGGCGTCCCGGAGGTCGTCGGCGTCCACAATGTCATAGCGCCGGAAAACGGCCGCCGTCCTGTGGCCGGAAATCTGCATGGCGACATTCTGTGAGACGCCCGCCCGCACCATATCCCGGATGGCCGTCCGCCTGAGGTCGTAGGGAATGCGTCCCTCCAGGCCCGCCGCCTTGCAGGCTGCCTTCCAGGTTTTGCGGAAATCGCCGATGGCGTCCTGTCCAAAAATTCGAACGGGCCTAAAATCCCATCTCCACCACAAGAATTGCCAGAGTAGATTGCTTGCCCTTCTACTTCTTCACCATCCCGAACGTGAGGCCGCGGACGAGGTGCTTGCGGATCAGGAGGCCGATGAAGATGAGCGGGATGGTGATGCCCACCGAAAGGGCGGCCTGCCGGCCGTAGAAGCGCCCCTCCGATGAGCCTTCGAATT
It encodes the following:
- a CDS encoding tyrosine-type recombinase/integrase — protein: MWWRWDFRPVRIFGQDAIGDFRKTWKAACKAAGLEGRIPYDLRRTAIRDMVRAGVSQNVAMQISGHRTAAVFRRYDIVDADDLRDAMRKRDAYLSALPAERKVVNIEEARASGEKNL